One region of Psychrobacter sp. DAB_AL43B genomic DNA includes:
- the pyrE gene encoding orotate phosphoribosyltransferase — MPNAQHANNAQHANNVSFSSHDFIQLALDNQVLKFGEFVLKSGRISPYFFNAGLLASGEMLSLLARGYADALAEQMQYANGSDNKELVIFGAAYKGIPFVAATAQALWLYHGINAKWGYNRKEVKTHGEGGNLVGADVSGQSVWILDDVITAGTAMREVVEILEQAGASVAGIIVALDRKEKGLAEHSAIQELAATLEVPVRALVDIDDLISYLADASGQHKDATQLAKMQHYRAQYGV; from the coding sequence ATGCCTAACGCCCAACATGCTAACAACGCTCAACATGCTAACAATGTTTCATTTTCATCTCATGACTTTATTCAGCTGGCTTTAGACAATCAGGTGCTGAAATTTGGTGAGTTTGTCTTAAAATCTGGGCGTATTAGTCCGTATTTTTTTAATGCAGGTTTGCTTGCGTCGGGTGAAATGTTATCGTTATTAGCGCGTGGTTATGCTGATGCCTTAGCTGAACAAATGCAGTATGCTAATGGTTCTGATAATAAAGAACTGGTCATCTTTGGTGCCGCTTATAAAGGCATTCCTTTTGTGGCCGCTACTGCGCAAGCGTTATGGCTATATCATGGTATCAATGCTAAATGGGGCTACAACCGTAAAGAAGTTAAAACTCATGGCGAAGGCGGTAATTTGGTTGGTGCCGATGTCAGTGGTCAGTCGGTATGGATACTCGACGATGTCATCACGGCTGGCACGGCCATGCGTGAAGTAGTTGAGATATTAGAGCAAGCAGGGGCAAGCGTTGCCGGTATTATTGTTGCGTTAGACCGTAAAGAAAAAGGCTTGGCTGAGCATTCTGCTATTCAAGAGCTGGCAGCAACTTTAGAAGTACCAGTACGTGCTCTTGTCGATATCGATGATTTAATCAGTTACCTAGCAGACGCCAGCGGCCAGCATAAAGACGCGACCCAGCTTGCAAAAATGCAGCATTATCGCGCCCAGTACGGCGTATAA
- a CDS encoding NAD-dependent epimerase/dehydratase family protein — MSTQKLLIIGQGDIGLPVTNKLAQDNLSVTGLARSERGHYQLDDNATFMQADALTLTAEQLQAFTRIAIIVTPDEYSTSGYNDSYLSICQHLATLASELTNLERVVFISSTGIYGQNKGEWIDEHTAPVTPERDASKIILQAEQALQQRFGNKAIIIRPSGIYGRERLMRLRKAKEAQKEPIAAEDWSNRIMDRDLVTIIINVLTIDTAKSLYIATDYAPVTTLELTTWLSEQVGETLPEVEDKKTAVTGKRLHSNIPLAWLTYPDWQVGYQDILHHQE, encoded by the coding sequence ATGTCCACTCAGAAATTACTTATTATTGGTCAAGGTGATATAGGTTTGCCGGTGACTAATAAACTTGCTCAAGACAATTTGTCTGTCACTGGGCTGGCGCGTAGTGAGCGCGGCCATTATCAGTTAGATGATAATGCGACTTTTATGCAAGCGGATGCGTTGACACTGACTGCTGAGCAATTGCAAGCGTTTACGCGTATTGCCATTATTGTGACCCCTGATGAGTATTCGACCAGTGGTTATAACGACAGCTATTTAAGTATTTGTCAGCATTTAGCAACGCTGGCCAGTGAATTAACCAATCTTGAGCGCGTGGTCTTTATTTCTTCAACAGGGATTTATGGGCAAAACAAAGGGGAATGGATCGATGAGCATACCGCGCCTGTCACCCCCGAACGTGATGCGTCAAAAATCATATTGCAAGCAGAACAAGCGTTGCAACAAAGGTTTGGTAATAAGGCGATTATCATTCGCCCAAGCGGTATTTATGGCCGCGAAAGATTAATGCGTCTACGTAAGGCCAAAGAGGCACAGAAAGAACCGATTGCTGCCGAAGATTGGAGTAATCGTATTATGGATCGCGATTTGGTGACGATTATTATCAACGTATTGACCATAGATACGGCCAAGTCACTTTATATTGCCACTGATTATGCGCCAGTAACGACACTTGAGCTGACCACATGGTTAAGTGAGCAAGTAGGTGAAACGCTACCAGAAGTGGAGGATAAAAAAACAGCGGTGACAGGAAAACGTTTACACAGCAACATTCCATTAGCTTGGCTCACTTATCCTGATTGGCAAGTAGGTTATCAAGATATCTTGCACCATCAAGAATAA
- a CDS encoding DUF4105 domain-containing protein, translated as MPINLKSINLKSINLKSINSNLMAIEGTPTQLTRRARLPLTIAGLLLTVQAQAFLPTPSSLVTTGELALDTNPDLIAKNLAKSIDENKQDTQNVQNTNAEQLLITWRQQVKQDNLAQHITWRRLLYFVDDEKSLLGKKKNKSVVDDSSFFLTSNGQQDSAAELDAMLVALAQELTGSTSNSSNVKTNNSNSVLCRFPARVQWLTETLNIDKTALQADCSELDDWMAMLAPEQLSLMFAQEYLDNPISAFGHTLLRIDSKASVADPSQIHHAYALNDTVDGDAADSFLIYAVKAASGGYDNLIEIGPYPKKFADYLKEDERDTWTYQLDLTPSEVQQIMLHVWETKDLSLPYYFATDNCASEVLRLIDVVRPKQHLLSQLPYAVIPSDVVNLLKAENLLASTFYTPADSSVRQAQLNKAVQAAKLGYQDLTKEAANNIKSADINLSSIMSADGQTLLPVTIAPPNNNPLDRHALQRGQVGIGQRGDNNYIELDLRAGFHDTLDRTAGFGQFFDLEGVKATLRLYDKDDDKVNQPKSVVLQNFTLIRGRSFNPVNTAKKGQTWGASVEATRINDGSQQDGTDHLVGSTTLEYGKSWAFGTPPANSGEMPPQLCYTLATGAVQGGRGINKGYRVGAGVNAGCVYQINNQLRAQAELQLPYWYHGSSDEPEVTGHYWQPITTFGLQYDIDKKQALRLNASYDWQDRVDANDDIKLSYMRYF; from the coding sequence ATGCCTATTAACTTAAAGTCTATTAACTTAAAGTCTATTAACTTAAAGTCTATTAATTCGAACCTTATGGCGATAGAGGGTACGCCAACACAGCTGACTAGGCGCGCGCGTTTGCCACTGACGATTGCCGGACTACTGCTAACCGTACAGGCGCAAGCGTTTTTACCGACGCCATCATCGCTCGTAACGACAGGTGAACTTGCGCTTGATACTAATCCAGATTTGATTGCTAAAAATTTAGCAAAATCTATAGATGAAAATAAACAAGATACCCAAAATGTTCAAAATACGAATGCTGAGCAGTTATTAATAACGTGGCGTCAGCAAGTAAAACAAGACAATCTCGCCCAACATATCACATGGCGCCGTTTATTATATTTTGTAGATGATGAAAAAAGCTTGCTCGGCAAAAAGAAAAATAAAAGCGTGGTTGACGATAGTAGTTTTTTCTTAACTAGCAATGGTCAGCAAGATTCAGCAGCGGAACTTGATGCCATGCTGGTTGCGCTTGCTCAGGAATTAACAGGATCTACGAGCAATAGCAGCAATGTTAAAACGAATAATAGCAATTCAGTACTTTGCCGTTTTCCGGCGCGCGTACAATGGCTCACAGAAACGTTAAATATTGACAAAACAGCATTGCAAGCGGATTGTTCAGAGCTTGATGACTGGATGGCAATGCTAGCGCCTGAACAGTTGTCACTGATGTTTGCGCAGGAGTATTTAGACAATCCTATCTCTGCCTTTGGCCATACGTTATTGCGTATTGATTCAAAAGCTAGTGTGGCTGATCCTAGCCAGATTCATCATGCGTATGCGCTTAATGACACCGTCGATGGTGATGCTGCTGATAGTTTTTTAATTTATGCCGTTAAAGCGGCGAGTGGTGGCTATGATAATCTGATCGAAATTGGTCCTTATCCTAAAAAGTTTGCAGACTATCTAAAAGAGGACGAACGTGATACTTGGACCTATCAATTGGACTTAACCCCAAGCGAGGTGCAGCAAATCATGCTGCATGTGTGGGAAACCAAAGACTTGAGTTTGCCCTATTACTTTGCGACGGATAACTGTGCTTCGGAGGTTTTACGTCTTATCGATGTGGTACGCCCTAAACAGCATTTACTCAGTCAACTGCCTTATGCCGTTATCCCCTCCGATGTGGTCAATTTACTTAAAGCTGAAAACTTGCTAGCAAGTACCTTTTATACGCCAGCAGACAGTAGCGTACGCCAAGCACAGCTAAATAAAGCCGTGCAAGCTGCCAAATTGGGTTATCAAGATTTAACAAAAGAAGCGGCAAATAATATTAAATCAGCCGATATTAATTTGTCATCGATCATGAGCGCTGATGGTCAGACGTTATTGCCAGTGACTATTGCCCCACCTAATAATAATCCGCTTGATCGTCATGCGTTGCAGCGTGGTCAGGTTGGTATTGGCCAGCGCGGGGATAACAACTATATCGAGCTTGATCTACGTGCCGGCTTCCATGATACGCTTGATCGTACCGCAGGGTTTGGGCAGTTCTTTGATTTAGAGGGCGTCAAAGCGACATTGCGTTTGTATGACAAGGATGATGACAAGGTCAATCAACCGAAGAGCGTCGTTTTGCAGAATTTTACTTTAATTCGCGGACGTTCGTTTAACCCTGTTAATACCGCTAAAAAAGGTCAGACGTGGGGCGCGAGTGTTGAAGCCACACGTATCAATGATGGCTCACAGCAAGATGGCACGGATCATTTAGTAGGAAGCACTACCTTAGAGTATGGTAAATCGTGGGCGTTTGGTACGCCGCCTGCCAACTCTGGCGAGATGCCGCCGCAGCTGTGCTATACCTTGGCAACGGGCGCAGTACAGGGTGGACGTGGTATCAATAAAGGCTACCGTGTGGGGGCAGGGGTAAACGCTGGTTGTGTGTATCAGATTAACAATCAGTTACGCGCGCAAGCTGAATTGCAACTGCCGTATTGGTATCATGGCAGCAGCGATGAGCCTGAGGTAACTGGTCACTATTGGCAGCCAATTACTACCTTTGGATTGCAGTACGATATCGATAAAAAACAAGCGCTACGGCTTAATGCCAGCTATGATTGGCAAGATCGTGTCGATGCTAATGACGATATAAAACTGTCTTATATGCGTTACTTTTAA
- the ampD gene encoding 1,6-anhydro-N-acetylmuramyl-L-alanine amidase AmpD: protein MSIASAMIINDGRLSTATWLASPNCNRRPKKISIDTIVIHNISLPPSEFGACGTDGLHYVKALFTNQLDWEAHPYFKTIEGAEVSAHLFIERDGAVTQFVNFNERAWHAGRSSYLGRPECNDYSIGIELEGSDFVSFTSAQYAALAQVVAAIYDAYPKTRRHLTGHSDIAPDRKTDPGDYFEWVKLREMVANKLED from the coding sequence ATGTCCATAGCGTCAGCAATGATTATTAACGATGGTCGGTTATCAACGGCCACTTGGCTGGCATCCCCAAACTGCAATAGAAGACCTAAGAAAATAAGCATTGATACTATTGTGATCCATAATATCAGCTTACCACCGAGTGAATTTGGCGCCTGTGGCACTGACGGTTTACATTATGTTAAGGCCTTATTTACCAATCAATTAGACTGGGAAGCGCATCCGTACTTTAAGACGATTGAAGGTGCAGAAGTTTCAGCTCACCTATTTATAGAGCGTGATGGTGCTGTGACTCAGTTTGTTAATTTTAATGAGCGTGCATGGCATGCTGGCAGGTCTAGTTATCTTGGTCGACCTGAATGTAATGATTATAGCATTGGCATTGAACTTGAAGGGTCAGATTTTGTGTCCTTTACATCCGCGCAGTATGCCGCACTTGCACAAGTAGTCGCCGCTATCTATGACGCCTACCCTAAAACCCGCCGGCATCTAACCGGTCATAGCGATATTGCCCCTGATCGCAAGACTGACCCCGGTGATTATTTTGAATGGGTAAAATTGCGCGAGATGGTAGCCAACAAACTTGAGGACTAG
- the murJ gene encoding murein biosynthesis integral membrane protein MurJ: MAKSRLFRSTMVVSSMTMLSRILGLVRDIVLLGVFGAGGLMDAFLVAFKIPNFLRRLFAEGAFSQAFVPVLSEYKEKYSLQEVQILVSRTSGALLLILSMLTVVVILMAPWVVTLFAPGFADQPDKFAITAELLRLTFPYLLFISMTAFASGILQSYGRFAAPAFAPVLLNLCMIGGALVFSPMFETPIMALGYAVAIAGLLQLLLQLPQLSQQKLLVLPKIDFQHEGVKRILKLMLPAIFGVSVTQINLLLNTIFASLMIGGSVSWLYAAERMSELPLGLIGVAIGTVILPSLSKSEAKKDDISFKKTIDWAARLIILVGVPASAALFILSDVLMQALFLRGEFTLLDAQMSSLALRSMAGGILGFMLIKVFAPAFFARQDIRTPVKIGIISVFANMIFSVIFIGLFYFFEIPLHGGLALATTGASFVNAGLLYYFLHKRDIFRFGSHWKKLFAQFAISTSAMVAVLYVMLPYFPTDDAQWRRLIALLIMCTVGALVYGVVLLATGFRPRQLKHG; the protein is encoded by the coding sequence ATGGCAAAAAGTCGGTTATTTCGTTCAACCATGGTAGTCAGTAGCATGACCATGCTGTCGCGTATTTTAGGTCTGGTACGTGATATCGTATTACTAGGTGTCTTTGGCGCTGGTGGTCTGATGGATGCCTTTTTGGTCGCCTTTAAGATACCTAATTTTTTACGTCGTCTATTTGCTGAAGGCGCGTTTAGCCAAGCCTTCGTACCCGTCCTATCAGAATATAAAGAAAAATATAGCTTACAAGAGGTACAGATATTAGTCAGCCGTACTTCAGGTGCGCTGTTGCTAATTTTGTCCATGCTCACTGTCGTGGTGATTTTAATGGCACCGTGGGTCGTGACTTTATTTGCTCCAGGTTTTGCTGATCAGCCCGATAAGTTTGCTATTACTGCTGAATTGCTACGTCTAACCTTTCCTTATTTACTATTTATCTCAATGACTGCTTTTGCTAGCGGTATACTGCAAAGCTACGGACGCTTTGCGGCCCCTGCCTTTGCACCGGTGCTGCTCAATCTATGTATGATTGGCGGCGCGTTGGTATTTTCTCCCATGTTCGAGACGCCCATTATGGCGCTCGGTTATGCGGTCGCTATTGCCGGTTTATTACAACTATTACTGCAGTTACCGCAGTTGTCACAGCAAAAGCTATTAGTTCTGCCTAAAATCGATTTTCAGCACGAAGGTGTCAAGCGCATATTAAAGCTGATGTTGCCTGCTATCTTTGGGGTGTCGGTTACTCAGATTAATCTATTATTAAATACTATCTTTGCTTCATTGATGATTGGCGGTTCGGTCTCGTGGCTATATGCCGCTGAGCGCATGAGTGAGCTGCCACTTGGCTTAATTGGTGTGGCGATTGGTACGGTTATTTTACCTAGCCTATCAAAAAGTGAGGCCAAAAAAGACGATATTAGCTTTAAAAAGACTATTGATTGGGCAGCACGTTTAATTATTTTGGTGGGTGTACCTGCATCGGCGGCCTTGTTTATACTGTCTGATGTGCTGATGCAAGCGTTATTCTTACGTGGTGAATTTACCTTACTTGATGCGCAAATGAGTTCGCTCGCGTTACGTAGTATGGCGGGTGGCATATTAGGCTTTATGCTAATTAAAGTCTTTGCCCCTGCTTTCTTTGCTCGTCAAGATATACGCACGCCAGTGAAAATTGGTATTATTTCCGTTTTTGCCAATATGATTTTTAGCGTCATCTTCATCGGGTTATTTTACTTTTTTGAGATTCCACTGCATGGTGGTCTGGCACTTGCGACGACCGGCGCATCATTTGTGAATGCAGGCTTATTGTATTATTTCTTACATAAACGCGATATTTTCCGTTTTGGCAGTCACTGGAAAAAGCTGTTTGCGCAGTTTGCGATTTCTACCAGTGCCATGGTCGCTGTGCTTTATGTCATGCTACCCTACTTTCCAACCGATGATGCTCAGTGGCGACGTTTGATTGCGCTACTGATTATGTGCACGGTCGGTGCGCTGGTTTATGGTGTGGTGTTATTAGCAACAGGCTTCCGCCCTCGCCAGCTTAAACATGGTTAA
- a CDS encoding GNAT family N-acetyltransferase, giving the protein MSDVASNATAKSDTNDVPHSMLHLLAANKLNDKFLVQRASIDGLAEILAIYNQSIAGKQATANLTPVTSEEREAWFEEHLNSATRPIYVVRMVDIVGIDSAKQKECSPIVAWGSFSDLYARPAYNISSEISIYLHKDCHGQGLGSLLLHWMLNQAPSLEIHNVIALIFAHNQPSLGLFRKIGFEQWGYMPKVCDMEGFIADVVMLGKTVIPDDIVDSL; this is encoded by the coding sequence ATGTCTGATGTTGCTTCTAACGCGACTGCTAAGTCTGATACTAATGATGTCCCTCATTCTATGCTGCATCTATTAGCAGCAAACAAGCTCAACGATAAATTTCTTGTGCAGCGCGCAAGCATAGACGGCTTAGCAGAAATTTTAGCAATTTATAATCAAAGTATTGCCGGTAAACAAGCAACGGCCAATCTAACGCCAGTAACTTCTGAAGAGCGCGAAGCTTGGTTTGAGGAACACCTCAACAGTGCAACGCGACCTATTTATGTCGTTAGAATGGTAGATATAGTAGGTATCGACAGCGCGAAGCAAAAAGAATGTTCCCCAATAGTTGCGTGGGGCAGCTTTAGTGATTTGTATGCGCGACCGGCTTATAATATCAGTAGTGAGATTAGCATTTATCTGCACAAGGATTGCCATGGTCAAGGGTTGGGAAGCTTATTGCTACACTGGATGCTGAATCAAGCGCCAAGCCTTGAGATTCATAATGTGATAGCGCTTATTTTTGCTCACAATCAACCAAGTTTAGGTCTATTCCGTAAAATTGGCTTTGAGCAATGGGGTTATATGCCAAAGGTTTGCGACATGGAAGGGTTTATCGCTGATGTGGTGATGCTTGGTAAGACCGTCATTCCAGACGATATAGTCGATTCACTTTAA
- the ribF gene encoding riboflavin biosynthesis protein RibF gives MNTYFLEQLMASSDASHNNTSPIALAPCVLTIGNFDGVHLGHQAMLTQVRTLAQGRNLGSAVMIFEPQPREFFAPATAPARLTNLAEKQALLAEYGVETLIIAGFDAEFRSLSAQAFADILARRLNVKALVLGDDFKFGHDRTGDSQFLRDYGLHVTNLHTVTDSSDKAARISSTRIRDLLLAGDINAANTLLGREYAITGTVVGGDKIGRTMDFPTANIDLKRIKPALHGIFAVDVVSLDEGGNVIPNGLTTRTDGENKGVAGLRPHSLFGTANLGTRPSVDKKHDWRLEVHFPELQADLYGLTLQVRFLHYLHGERHYESLEALKAGIHHDVKELLEWRSKQTTC, from the coding sequence ATGAACACCTATTTTCTTGAGCAATTGATGGCGTCTTCAGACGCTTCGCATAACAACACCAGCCCAATAGCTTTAGCGCCTTGCGTGCTTACTATCGGTAACTTCGATGGCGTGCATTTAGGTCATCAAGCGATGCTCACTCAAGTTCGTACACTTGCACAAGGGCGTAATCTTGGCTCTGCGGTCATGATATTTGAGCCACAGCCACGTGAGTTCTTTGCTCCAGCTACTGCCCCGGCACGCTTAACCAATCTTGCTGAAAAGCAGGCGTTGCTAGCAGAATATGGGGTTGAGACCTTGATTATAGCGGGCTTTGATGCCGAATTTCGCTCGTTATCAGCACAGGCATTTGCAGATATTTTAGCGCGACGCCTCAATGTAAAAGCCTTGGTATTGGGTGATGACTTCAAATTTGGTCATGACCGTACCGGTGATAGTCAGTTTTTGCGTGATTATGGCTTGCATGTAACCAATCTACATACCGTCACAGATAGCAGCGATAAAGCGGCGCGTATTAGCTCAACCCGTATTCGTGATTTATTATTGGCCGGTGATATTAATGCTGCTAATACCTTACTTGGACGCGAGTATGCAATCACAGGAACGGTCGTCGGTGGTGATAAAATTGGTCGAACGATGGACTTCCCTACCGCCAATATTGACTTAAAGCGCATAAAGCCTGCTCTACACGGTATCTTTGCGGTCGATGTCGTCAGCCTCGATGAGGGTGGTAATGTCATACCTAATGGTTTAACAACTCGCACGGATGGCGAGAATAAAGGCGTAGCAGGGTTGCGTCCGCATAGCTTGTTTGGTACGGCTAATCTTGGCACCAGACCATCGGTGGATAAAAAACATGATTGGCGGTTAGAAGTGCATTTTCCAGAGTTGCAAGCTGACTTATATGGTTTAACTTTACAAGTGCGCTTTTTGCACTATTTGCATGGCGAACGACATTATGAGAGCCTAGAGGCCTTAAAAGCTGGTATTCATCACGATGTAAAAGAATTACTTGAGTGGCGATCAAAGCAAACAACCTGCTAG
- a CDS encoding DUF2789 domain-containing protein — protein sequence MLGEPEYNMNELFAQLGLDSSDEAIDSFIDNNKLAKEEKLIEAKIWTDSQRAFLQEEWEKDAEWVEVIDDLNVRLHPDA from the coding sequence ATGTTAGGTGAACCTGAGTATAATATGAATGAGCTATTTGCTCAGTTAGGACTGGATAGCTCAGACGAAGCAATTGATAGCTTTATCGACAATAATAAATTGGCAAAAGAAGAGAAGTTAATAGAAGCTAAGATTTGGACGGACAGTCAACGAGCTTTTCTACAAGAAGAATGGGAAAAAGATGCGGAATGGGTTGAGGTCATTGATGACTTAAATGTGCGACTGCATCCAGACGCTTAA
- a CDS encoding malate dehydrogenase, translating to MKQPVRVAVTGAAGNISYAMLFRIASGEMLGKDQPVILQLLEIAPALDALKGVVMELEDCAFPLLAGIVQTDDATVAFKDIDYALLVGSRPRGPGMERKDLLEANAAIFSAQGKALNDVASRDVKVLVVGNPANTNAVIAQRNAPDLDPRNFTAMTRLDHNRAMAQLAGKTDSTINDVKKMIIWGNHSSTQYPDLTACTVNGKPALDLVDREWYEATYIPEVQQRGAAIIKARGASSAASAANAAIAHVRTWVMGTDDNDWVSMGVYSNGEYGISEGLIYSFPCTCKDGDWSIVADVDVSSAFSKEKMAATEQELNEERDAVAHLLP from the coding sequence ATGAAACAACCTGTACGTGTTGCCGTAACTGGTGCTGCTGGTAATATCAGCTATGCTATGTTATTTCGTATTGCATCTGGTGAAATGCTAGGTAAAGATCAGCCAGTAATCTTGCAATTACTTGAAATCGCTCCAGCACTAGACGCCTTAAAGGGTGTGGTCATGGAATTAGAAGACTGTGCATTTCCTTTGTTGGCAGGTATCGTACAAACTGATGATGCCACTGTTGCGTTTAAAGATATCGACTATGCTTTACTAGTAGGCTCACGTCCTCGTGGCCCAGGTATGGAACGTAAAGACTTGCTAGAAGCCAACGCTGCGATTTTCTCAGCGCAAGGTAAAGCATTGAATGACGTTGCTAGCCGTGATGTTAAAGTATTGGTAGTAGGTAACCCTGCTAATACCAACGCTGTTATTGCTCAGCGTAATGCACCAGATTTAGACCCACGTAACTTTACTGCGATGACTCGTTTGGATCATAACCGCGCAATGGCACAGTTAGCAGGTAAAACTGACAGCACCATTAATGACGTGAAAAAAATGATCATTTGGGGCAACCATTCATCAACTCAGTACCCTGATCTAACGGCTTGCACCGTAAACGGTAAGCCTGCATTAGATTTAGTAGATCGCGAATGGTATGAAGCGACTTATATCCCAGAAGTACAACAACGCGGTGCGGCAATCATTAAAGCTCGTGGTGCCTCTTCTGCAGCCTCTGCTGCAAACGCTGCTATTGCACACGTACGTACGTGGGTAATGGGTACTGATGATAACGATTGGGTCTCTATGGGTGTCTACTCTAATGGCGAGTATGGTATCTCTGAAGGCTTGATTTACTCATTCCCATGTACTTGTAAAGATGGCGACTGGTCTATCGTTGCTGACGTTGATGTGTCTTCAGCTTTCTCAAAAGAGAAAATGGCAGCTACTGAGCAAGAGCTTAATGAAGAGCGTGACGCAGTAGCACACTTACTACCATAA
- a CDS encoding ribonuclease T2, translated as MSKTVLSDHVNKCLMSEKYVSKGRTATGIAALLLLQGATMLPAQAANAAKIGQRVLMIEMTPALCNLQPTRSRMRQCLEGYSLTVSGLDMGYGERCGRGSDPRLTPLQLKVVNRIMPDTTVRTQAWQRYGACSPLSASSYFRQITNYAGALKLPNELNTGNSYTVLKSRFIGQMTQLNSGMSPASVDLICQVGSRRQMILTDVHVCYEGSQFGTCHNVVDNCGSKFIISGGK; from the coding sequence ATGTCGAAGACAGTGCTATCAGATCATGTAAATAAGTGCTTGATGAGTGAAAAGTATGTCAGTAAAGGCCGTACTGCTACCGGTATTGCCGCTTTGCTATTGCTGCAAGGGGCGACAATGCTGCCTGCGCAAGCTGCTAATGCTGCCAAAATCGGACAGCGCGTATTGATGATTGAGATGACGCCAGCCTTATGTAATTTACAACCAACGCGTTCTCGTATGCGCCAATGCCTAGAAGGGTATTCTTTAACAGTATCAGGCTTAGATATGGGCTACGGTGAGCGCTGTGGGCGCGGTAGCGATCCACGTCTGACACCGCTACAGCTAAAAGTGGTCAACCGTATCATGCCTGATACGACGGTGCGTACCCAAGCCTGGCAGCGTTATGGCGCGTGTAGTCCGCTCAGCGCCAGTAGTTATTTTCGGCAAATCACCAACTATGCTGGTGCATTAAAGCTGCCTAATGAGTTGAATACTGGGAATAGCTATACGGTGTTGAAATCTCGCTTCATTGGGCAAATGACCCAGCTTAATAGTGGCATGTCTCCTGCTAGTGTTGATTTAATCTGTCAAGTCGGTAGTCGTCGTCAGATGATATTGACCGATGTGCATGTTTGTTATGAGGGTAGTCAATTCGGCACTTGTCATAATGTCGTGGACAACTGTGGCAGTAAATTTATTATTTCAGGCGGTAAATAA